One window of the Corvus moneduloides isolate bCorMon1 chromosome 10, bCorMon1.pri, whole genome shotgun sequence genome contains the following:
- the LOC116448889 gene encoding pinopsin-like: MPAPGAAAACGDGRDEAGRCLSPAGRLAAAVCLGAVGSLGFCSNLLVLLLFWRFRALRSPINLLLLNIALSDLLGCALGTPLGLTAGAAAAPGAACAWHGFATALCGIISLVSLAVLSYERYCTMTRTTEADTTNYRKTWAGIILSWTYSLLWTVPPRFGWSSYGPEGPGITCSVNWHSKDANNASYIVCLFVFCLVIPFAIIVYSYGKLLCAVRQGSSINKGLGRSREQRILVMVVVMVVCFLLCWLPYAAVALIATFGKPGLITPAASIIPAILAKSSTVYNPIIYVFLNKQFYRCFVALLRCNKSTESSTRALPRPCRALQRGQGGVGPAGTALAGQPLAGQPLAKSQCPAPGDTVAAAGAVPKARCGT; this comes from the exons ATGCCGGCGCCCGGCGCCGCTGCCGCCTGCGGGGACGGCCGGGACGAGGCGGGCCGGTGCCTGAGCCCCGCGGGGCGGCTGGCGGCCGCCGTGTGCCTGGGCGCCGTGGGCAGCCTGGGCTTCTGCAGCaacctgctggtgctgctgctcttctggcGCTTCCGGGCGCTGCGCTCCCCCAtcaacctgctgctgctcaacATCGCGCTCAGCGACCTGCTGGGCTGCGCCCTAGGCACCCCGCTCGGGCTGACCGCGGGGGCCGCCGCCGCACCGGGGGCCGCCTGCGCCTGGCACGGCTTCGCCACCGCCCTCTGCG GCATCATCTCGCTCGtctccctggctgtgctttCGTACGAGCGTTACTGCACTATGACGAGAACAACAGAGGCTGACACCACAAACTACAGGAAAACATGGGCAGGCATCATCCTGTCCTGGACATACTCCTTGCTCTGGACTGTTCCCCCACGTTTTGGCTGGAGCAGCTATGGGCCAGAAGGACCAGGAATAACCTGCTCTGTGAACTGGCATTCCAAGGATGCCAACAACGCATCCTACATCGTCTGTCTTTTCGTCTTTTGCCTCGTAATCCCTTTTGCCATCATTGTCTATTCATATgggaagctgctctgtgctgtgagacAG GGGAGCAGCATCAACAAGGGGCTGGGCCGGAGCCGGGAGCAGCGCATCCTGGTcatggtggtggtgatggtggtttgcttcctcctctgctggctgccctATGCAGCTGTGGCACTCATAGCTACCTTTGGGAAGCCTGGGCTCATCACCCCTGCAGCCAGCATCATCCCAGCCATCCTTGCCAAGAGCAGCACCGTCTACAACCCCATCATCTACGTATTTCTGAACAAACAG TTTTACAGGTGCTTTGTGGCGCTTCTGAGATGCAACAAATCCACCGAGAGTTCCACCAGGGCCTTGCCCAGGCCCTGCCGTGCCCTGCAGCGGGGACAGGGTGGTGTTGGCCCTGCAGGGACTGCCCTGGCTGGGCAACCCCTGGCTGGGCAACCCTTGGCCAAGAGCCAGTGCCCAGCACCGGGGGACACcgtggcagctgcaggagccgTGCCCAAGGCTCGCTGTGGCACCTGA